A genome region from Oceanococcus sp. HetDA_MAG_MS8 includes the following:
- a CDS encoding TetR/AcrR family transcriptional regulator — MKQANLTADDWAAAALDAIARGGLAAVSVESLARELNVTKGSFYWHFRSRQALIQAALALWEKSETDDIFALAQTIDDPRKRLNAVFREATTSSRTGRLMLALAAASDDPVIGEFIRRVTKRRLEFVRDCYIALGQAPEEARRWATFAYSTFVGGLQLARDNPDALPQGSDMQEYLRLCINTLVPRQPVLEPVRKAG; from the coding sequence ATGAAGCAAGCCAACCTCACCGCTGACGACTGGGCCGCCGCCGCACTCGACGCCATTGCGCGTGGAGGATTGGCTGCTGTGTCCGTGGAGTCGTTGGCGCGTGAGCTGAATGTGACCAAAGGCAGCTTCTACTGGCACTTCCGCAGCCGTCAGGCCCTCATTCAGGCTGCCTTGGCGCTCTGGGAAAAAAGCGAAACCGATGACATCTTCGCGTTAGCACAAACGATCGACGATCCTCGTAAGCGCCTGAACGCCGTGTTCCGCGAGGCCACGACGTCCTCACGCACCGGCCGTTTAATGTTGGCGTTGGCAGCGGCCAGTGACGACCCCGTCATTGGTGAATTCATCCGTCGTGTCACCAAACGTCGGCTGGAATTTGTCCGAGATTGCTATATCGCGCTCGGGCAAGCTCCAGAAGAAGCGCGACGCTGGGCCACCTTCGCCTATTCCACATTTGTGGGCGGCCTGCAGCTAGCGCGTGATAACCCCGATGCATTGCCACAGGGTTCGGATATGCAGGAATACCTGCGGCTGTGCATCAACACTTTGGTTCCGCGGCAACCGGTTTTAGAACCGGTTCGCAAAGCGGGCTGA